A section of the Arcobacter roscoffensis genome encodes:
- a CDS encoding aspartate aminotransferase family protein, producing the protein MLEQLDKDYVLQTYARNYVNFKKGINATLFDENNKDYIDFTSGIGVVSVGHGNKEVADAIYKQVSNITHISNLYAIEPQAKLGEKIAKLSGMDVATFFANSGAEANEGAIKLARKYGETKFENKRYKVITLEHSFHGRTITTVKATGQSSMHSPNFSPYPDGFSYDNKIEDIYKSIDEETVAVMIELVQGEGGVQPFDKEEIQKLAKYLKQKDILLIIDEVQTGAYRTGEFLATNLYEIEPDIITMAKGLGGGVPIGAVVTTHKDLFTYGDHGSTFGGNYLSTAASLKVLEILDNYKDSGKLDETIIYFQNRLNKVYEANKEIFTGSVGLGLMRGLRVKDADTLTEIIKASLNEGLLILKAGKNTLRMLPVLTISKEEIDEGFKRLENALSKIK; encoded by the coding sequence ATGTTAGAACAATTAGATAAAGATTATGTACTTCAAACTTATGCAAGAAACTATGTAAACTTCAAAAAAGGTATAAATGCAACTTTATTTGATGAAAATAATAAAGATTATATAGATTTCACATCAGGTATTGGAGTAGTTTCTGTTGGTCATGGTAATAAAGAAGTAGCAGATGCTATTTATAAACAAGTAAGTAATATTACACATATATCAAACCTTTATGCTATTGAACCACAGGCAAAATTAGGTGAAAAAATTGCAAAACTTTCAGGTATGGATGTTGCAACATTTTTTGCAAATAGTGGTGCAGAAGCAAATGAGGGAGCTATTAAACTTGCTAGAAAATATGGTGAAACTAAATTTGAAAATAAAAGATATAAAGTTATCACTTTAGAGCACTCATTTCATGGAAGAACTATTACAACTGTAAAAGCTACAGGTCAAAGCTCTATGCATTCACCTAACTTTTCACCTTATCCAGATGGTTTTTCATATGATAATAAAATTGAAGATATTTATAAGTCAATTGATGAGGAAACAGTTGCTGTTATGATTGAACTTGTTCAAGGTGAAGGTGGAGTTCAGCCTTTTGATAAAGAAGAGATTCAAAAACTAGCAAAATACTTAAAACAAAAAGACATTTTACTTATCATTGATGAAGTACAAACAGGTGCATATAGAACTGGTGAATTTTTAGCTACGAATCTTTATGAGATTGAACCAGATATTATCACTATGGCAAAAGGTTTAGGTGGTGGTGTTCCAATTGGAGCAGTTGTTACAACACATAAAGACTTATTTACATATGGTGATCATGGTTCTACTTTTGGAGGGAACTATTTAAGTACTGCTGCATCATTAAAAGTTTTAGAAATTTTAGATAACTATAAAGACTCAGGAAAACTTGATGAAACAATCATTTATTTCCAAAATAGATTAAACAAAGTTTATGAAGCAAATAAAGAGATATTTACAGGAAGTGTTGGATTAGGACTTATGAGAGGTCTTAGAGTAAAAGATGCAGATACATTAACTGAAATTATAAAAGCGTCTTTAAATGAAGGTTTACTTATTTTAAAAGCAGGAAAAAATACACTAAGAATGTTACCTGTTCTAACTATATCAAAAGAAGAGATTGATGAAGGTTTTAAAAGGCTAGAAAATGCACTTTCAAAAATCAAATAA